Genomic segment of Prionailurus viverrinus isolate Anna chromosome B4, UM_Priviv_1.0, whole genome shotgun sequence:
ATGACATGCGAGGCTCTGTTCACGTACACTGTCCATAGCAGTCTTATTAAACCAAGCACCAGTTGTATCGCGGTGAAAGCCAGCCTGTTCTGGTGCTTCAAGATGATTAGAGTGATGCACATGCAGGATTTGTTCATTAACTCTTATTAGCAAAACCTGGTTCTTGCCCTTTCCAACCTGGTACATCCCAGAGGACACAGGAAATTGAGAACATGATGATAGGCTTCTCCAGAGTTCCTCAAATCCAGTATTTTGCCTCCAAAAAGAGGACAACCAGATCCAGAGATTAGGGGGCTAGCCTCTTATCCTTAGAAAGCCCCAGAAGACTCAACCTAACTTTACCCTGCCACAGCAGAGAAGAGGGGTTCTCATGTCTGTCCAGTGTCAGCCATAGTCCTAGCATGGCTTAGGTATTCCCCCTAAGCCATGCTAGGGTATTCCCCCTTTGGGGGAGGTATTCCCCCTGTCTTTCTACCTTTTGTAGGGATATTTCAAACCtacaaaaaggtaaaagaataatGTAATGAGCACCTGTATACCATTCACccgattattttttaatgtttatttatttttgaaggaaagagagatagagcacgagcaggggaggggcagacagagagggagacagaatccaaagcaggctccaggctccgaggtgtcagcacagagcctgacacagggctcgaactcacctgccatgagatcatgacctgagccgaagttggtagcttaacctactgagccacccagatgcccctgtatcAACCAATTATTAATGTCTTGCCGCATTCTCTCTCTTGATAGATGAAAGGATAGGTATCCCTCCCTGAACTGAAAGTACATTGCAGACACTCCAACACTTCACCCCAAATGTTTCCATGTATGTCATGTATTGGCTCATAACACAAAGTTTATAACCAAAAACAAGGATATTCTCTTTCATAATCACAAAACCATCACCTTGGCAGCAAATCAAGGTGGGGAGCAGTCTAGGGTGGTGCAGGCAATAAGGGAGTACAGTGTGTAAGACTTTAAGAACATATTCTCACCATTACATCACCACCATATTGACAATCTTGAACACTATCACTGATAAAACACTCCTCCCTGCCAAGGCAGTCCATTCCTACCATTACTTGGTACACCACTGAGCATTAGACTTAAGAAATgttctttaatgttcatttattttgagagagagggagaatgggcGTATGTGCGCACATACAagtgggaaggggtagagagagaatcccaagcaggctccataccgtcAGTGCACAGTTGGacgtggcgcttgaactcatgaaccgtgagatcatgacctgagccgaagtcaagacacttaaccaactgagacacccaggtgccgccagacttaagaaatttttaaattgatgcaATAGTACTGTCAATATAGAGTCCAAGTTCAAATTTCTCCAGTGGTCCCACTAATGttctagtttgtttttgttttaagtccaGGATTCAAACAAGGGTCATGCATTCAGTTGTCCTGTGCCTTTAGCCTCCTTTACTCCAGAACAGTCTTTTCCTAGCATTGACATTTTGAAGAGTCCAGGCCTGCTGTCTTGTAGAGTATTCCACCATTTGGATGTGTCTGATTGTTTTCGTCATTGGATTCAGCTTCAGCATGTTTGGCACAAATACTACCACTAGGTGCTTTTTAAATCTTATTCCTATTTAGTCTTCGCAGCAGCTTCGCCTTAAGCAGATGACCTTGGCAACCCTTactgccttgcccaaggtcacagagctagtaagtggaaGAAGCAGGGTTCCAAAGCTTTTGCTGCTATTCCAGTGGTCTTACCTGAGGGTCAATGGTAACACACAATTTTGCATGTGTAATTTTCTGGTGAGACGTCCATAGCTTTCGTCAGATTATCCAGAGGTAAGTGACTCCAAAATAGTTAGGATTACCATGTGTGCCATGCTGCTTTTCCACAGCACCATTTCTTTGtggttccatctttttttttttttttaatttatttattttgagagagagagagagagagagagagagagagagcgagcgcacaagcaggggaggggcagagagaaggacagacagaatcctgagcaggctccacaccatcagtgcagaacccaacatggggcttgaactcatgaactgtgagatcatgacctgagccatgatccagggtcagatgcctaactgtgccacccacgtgccccatttTGTGGTTGCACCTGATGGGAAATGtccaggaaggaggcaggggcaggcaTACGCCCACAACATGCCCACAGCTTAGCGATCAGGTGGACTCGAGGAAGTAGCCCACAGTCACCCTTCTTTTTCTCACTATAGTGGAGCTCCAAGTGACAACACAGACCCCATTGCTGAATTTCCTGCTGGGGTCCTCAGCCTCCCTGCACTGTGGCTTCTCCGTGGCCCCGGGCTTAGACCTGACTGGCGTGGAGTGGCGGCTGCAACATAAGGGCCACGGCCAGCTGGTGTACAGCTGGACCACGGGGCAGCAGCAGGCCAAGCGGGAGGGTGCCTCCCTGGAGTCAGAGCAGCTACTCCTGGCCGGGGATGCCTCCCTCACCCTGCCTAGCCTCACCCTGAAGGACGAGGGGACCTACATTTGCCAGATCACCACCTCTCTGTACCAAGCCCAACAGATCGTCCAGCTCCACGTCCAAGGTGAGGTCATTTTCGGTTCtccaaggagaggggaagggataTGCCTATGAAGGTGTTTTCCAGGACAGCATCCAACACAAGGGCAATTTTCTGAGAAGCAGGCTGAATGGCCACAACCTAACTGCCATCTCCATCCTAGAAGTGCAGACTGTTCTCTGTCAGACTCCAGGGTAATTCCAGTACGCAATTTCCCAGCCCAGGAGCCTGCTGCCCTGCCCTGGCTGGCTGTCTCCAAGTACCTCCGTCCTCTGGAGCACATCCTAAGGAGCAGCAGCAAACCATGGAGGGGCTGTCTGACTGGCAGGAGTATTTCATCACTGACGTCCTTTAAAATCGCCAGCTTATAGTGATGATAAGAAGCCAACCTTTCGTTGGTTTTCCTATTGCTTTTCAATTACCTGTGGAAGGCGCACCCCTTCTGGCCCGCATCTAGAGTGGACCCATTACAGCCCCCTTGGCACTCCACTGAGCTCCCACAACCCGCTCTCACTCCCAGCAGGAAGAGAATGCTTTGGGCAACTCTGTTGTCCGGCTGGATATCTCTGGAATCTGATTCCTCGTTCTTTCTTCTAGCTTCCCCCAAAGTACAACTAAGCTTGACAAACAAAGCACTGCCACCCACCCTCATCTGCAACATCGCTGGCTATTATCCTCTGGACGTGACTGTGACGTGGATCCGAGAAGAGCCAGGTGGAGCCCCAGTCCCCGTCTCTGGGGCCTCCTTCTCCAGCCTCCGACAAAGCACAGCGGGCACCTACAGCGTCTCCTCCTTCTTGAAGGCAGAACCTGGCCCTGAAGGCACCACTTACACCTGCCAGGTCTCCCACATCTCCCTGGAGGAGCCCCTTAGGTCCACCACCTGGGTTGCCCCACCAGGTACTAGGAGTGCCCTCTTTTCCCCACCTCCATACTTGGGCTCATGGCTCGCCTGCCCCCAGCTCATCTTTGGCCTTGTTCTGTTTCCCTCAGCACTTTGTTCAGCCTTGGCTCCTTTCCCAAGGTGGCAGCCTCCATAGCTGCCACCACATGCCGAGATGCATCATTACACCCCAGGTTCCAGGGTACTAGGCGATGTACTGACAGCGGGAGATCAAGAGTGAATTGTTCCTGCCCTCAAGGTGCTTAGTCAGGTTGGAGGGACTGACTAGGCAGTCAGAGGACAGCCTGGAGGAGACATTCAAGCCAAGCTAGCTAGCTCAGTGGGAAGGGCACAGCTAAGATGGGAAAAAGGGCACATCTGATGGCCAAATTATAAGTCTAAGGAAAATGTGGGAACTGCACAGCTAGAGCCAAGGGTGtgtgggaaaagagagaagtggCTCTAAAGCTTGAAAGTAactacatttattgagcatttacatGAATCAAGCACTCAGCTGTACGGTCACATATATTATCACAACTCCCATTTTACTGTTGAGCAAACTGGCACTTACAGATGTTAagaaatttgcccaaagtcacctaCCTCataaatggtaaaaaagaaaatatgaaaaatgggCTCCCCTACAGCCTTCAACCCTCTCTGGCTATTAGTGGGTAGATCACAATGGGCCTTAGAGCTGGAATTTCATGCTGAAGTCACAGAATGTCATTGAAAGGTTTTCAACAAAAGATGCAAACATCCAGGAACACTGGGCATCATTTGGTGGCTCGCCAGACTGCCAAGTTTCCCAAAAGCTGGGAGTTTTGCCTCAGCTTACACCATTCCCCAGCTAGTTGCAAAATTCCAGTTTACCCGTCAACAATTAATCTAATCTAAATCGCTCTCGTGAAGCAATTAAAAATGTCCCAGCGTGGAAGAGGTAGGAAATCCCGTGTGGAGGAACACACGGACACCCAACAATCTTGAACAAGTATGAATACTACAGTGCGCCCAGTTCCTGGGCAAAAGCAGAACACTTGCTATGAGCTCCTTCACCAGTGATagggtgtctgtctgtctctccctctccttccctccctccccccctcctttgTTCCTCTCGCTGGGGATCTGGCTTGGGCTCAGAAAGGATTCCTGCCTACTAATTCCTGCCTATGCTGCTTTCAACCTACAGAGCAGAAAACGGCCTTTGGAGTCCTCTTGGCCAGCAGCCTCTTCGTTCTTACACTGTTGTTCCTGGGGCTCCAGAGATGGCCAGGTAAGTTCCTGCTGGTCCttagccctgccccagcccctcttcACCTGAAGATTAGCCAGCTgtagccccctccccacccagaccAAGGATGAAACCCAAGTGTCCCGAGTCCcggcccatccccccaccattTATGGGGTTACCCCAACTGAAACCAACCTCCTACCCCCTTGTTTTCCCCTAGCTCCCTCACCGAGGTCTGCCAAGACGCTGAGGCCCTCTCGGTAACCACTCTCCTGCCTCAGTAAGAAGAAAGAGTAGTCACATTCTCCCAGAAGGACCCTAGCCAAGTGTCAGAAATCAAAAAGGCCTGAAGAAAAGCATGAGGAAGGCACAGGTCACAGGGGCTCGGGCTCTGGCTCTATGCACGTCTCTGCCTTCCTTCATTGTGTCCCTGGGCTGAACACCAAGGGAGAAAACGTGAAGAGGTGAGAGGGTGGTGGGAAGGCAGAATGTCTGTGTGGAGGTTAAAAATAAGCCTGtggtaggaaaagaaaatgggaagacaTTAAGAAAGGAGCAAGTGAGGGGCCAGGGGGCAAAAGGGTGGGGGTTGGGCTATCACATGCAAACATTTGAACTCTGTCCAAATAAAAGCCCCTTGTGTCCTCAGAAACAAAGCTTTTCCACGTTGCCATCTTTCCCCACACTGGACCCAAATGAGCCCTGTCCCCAAGCCTAGCCATGCCGCCGACTCACAGAGTGTTCAAGGTGTCAAACGAAGGCCCTCAGAGGCAGCCCTGGGGCGCCACGCCAGTTGCTCTATGTACCCTTGAGCTGCAATTAAGGTTGTGCCCCTTTAGACAGCTACCCGGCATTTCAGGATACCTACAAACTCCTCAGTCCCTCAACTGCAGGGGGAAGATGTCTCTTTTCGTCCATTTCTAAATTGTGTCTGGTCAGCACAGTGGAACTCGGCATAAGGAAACTGTACGTGAGGCTGCTGGGGAACGGGCGTGTTTGCTGAGGACTCATCTCGGCACACCCCCGGGACAGGCCGCGCAGCCTGGGGACCTAGGAAGGAGGTGGACAGGAGGTGTCTGAGAAAACCTGCAGTTGTTTGTGAGGTGATGTTCGAGATGCCCACTCAGCTTCCTGCCATCACTTCCTCTCGCTAGCACCTGGAAGAGTTGGGCTGCTCCAGGTACGAACAAGAGCAGAGACCACTTCCTCTGCCAACACACACATCTTTCATCTCGAGAAGACCACACGGCACACATAAGCCAGCCTTCCGGCCTCACACAACATCAGACTAGAGAAGGAAAACaaccccccaccctggcccctccTCAGTGACTCCAACCCAAACAACAACCAAGTCAGCATAGTGgtaggaatttatattttttgcctttgttcagAATACATGAGATTGGTAAATATGCCACATGCCTTTGGTGGAAGTACAACTGTTATTATTCTATACAAGTGTGGGGTTGGGGGTAGGAAAAAAGACAGAGGTGATGACAGACAAACAGTGGAAACCCCACATCGCCTCATGGCAAACCAAAGAAGAAGGGGATGTGGGAAGCTTGGCTTCATTTGACTGCAAAGTCCCAGGGTTTGGTTGCATATTTGCTCATGCACATGGGtggttgagggggtgggggggggggggggacagcaaAGACACAGAAGAGGGTACAGGGTGGGGtgagaaagaaagtagaagggCAAACATCCCCAAAAGAACAAAGCCAACTACATCTGGTGAGCCTCAGAGGGACAGAAACCCAGGAAAGAATTCCTGTGACAGGGCTAGGTGGGCCAAGAGGGCGAATTGGCTCCAGGCTCGGGACACATCGAGGACACTGGTGGTTCTTCTCCAGCGGTGACCCCCTGCATTAGGCAAGGAGGAGCCCAGAGGAGAGTGGAGACCTTCGAGGGGGGCCGTTGGGAGGGTACACTGACTGCTTTCTTCCAGCTCTTCAGTCCTGCCCTGGGGCAGGACGAAGGGAATGTGGGAAAAGGGggcaaaaggaaaggaaggatggtTTTGCGCAATGAAATGCTGCTGCGTGGAAAATGGCATCCAGacccagcccagcctggcctcAGCCTCTTCCTGCACATGGGCCAGATGACGGGAAGAATAAAGGGTCATGGGTGCTCCCCCTCCTGTTCccagcctgccctcctcccctcacacCTGGGTCTGTTCCATTCAACACCCTATCCTGAAGTCCACCAGTGGCCGCCTCAGCTTCCACTGTCTGTCCCCACAAACCAcgcagaggaaaggaaaggaggcaaaGTGGCATTCAGATGGGTACAGGTGGTTTAGAAGGGGAATACAGTGCAGGAAGAACAGACAGGTGGCTCTCGATGAGAGGGCCCCATGACAGCCCAGCAGTCCACAAGCACACTTGTCTACAGACCGTCCCGCCTCCCACCTGAGACTGGGCTGGCAAGTATATTGGACTTCTCTGAACACTCAGAATCGGCTACCCTCAGGAAGGACCTCCTGCCTCGTCCTTGCCTTTGGCAAGTAGCTGGGAATAGTGTAGAGAAAAGGAGCCCCTGAGAGTCCAAGGACCCTCATTCCTAACACTTCACACTTTATCAATGGGAAGGGAGGAACAGGACCCTCCTCAAAAAGCAGGCAAGAGGTAGCTTCTTCCAATCTTGTTATTTTCAGATTGGGTCCTTGACTCATTGTCTCTCTGGAATTAACACATACTCTCTCTTTATCTATGCCAACAATTAAAATGGAGAGTCCCAAGCTTTGGCTCTATATTTGGTATTCTCAGGAACAACACAGAATGCTGCAGAAAATGTGGATGAGAGACAGCCCCTTGTAGTCATGAGCTTATGGGGCTGCATCTAGGATAGGAATGAAGCTGGTACTTTAGCAATTAACGTGTGTGCTCTAGGTctccagaaaacaaagcaaaaggtTGTAATATCCCTGACAACATAGAAAATCTTGGACTAACAGATTAGAAATTACTGCAAAAATAAGCTTGACTTTCTAAAAGGGTATCGCACCAGAACCAAGTTGGTCTCTGGGCCCACCCCAGGATCCTCTGCAGGCCTGGCCTAGGAGAAGAGCCCCATGTGACCAGGGCAGTCTTGAGTGAGCTGCCATTCTTCTAGCTGTTCACAGCCTCCTCCTGCCAGTGGCCTGGCCTTTCCTGGTGGCACCACGGGCACCAGatacccttctcctccccctggTCTTGGCACCTTCTTGGGCATATCACCCCAGCTacacctcttcctcttctcttggcCTCCCACTCTTTTTGGCTTTGGGGGAACTTGAGTGGGTACATAAGAAGGGGGTAGGGGGAAGGTGCCAGCTGTTGCTCTTCAGGTGGTTACTTCAGGACGGTGCCACGAGCAGCATTTCTAGTGTTGAGGGACACAGTGCAAatgaaagcaacagaaaagaaGGAGTGGGAGACGGAGAAGCCTGGACGGGGTGGAGGGAGGTAGATGGGGACGTTTGTTGAGAGAGTaaacagagggaaggggacaTGAGTTGGATGGCAATggagaacagggaaggggtggCACATTCTCAAGTAAAAAAGTAGACTGGACACAGGAATCAGGAAGTCccagatggaaaagagaaagagacaggagaaAACAAGAGGGCAAATTACATCAAGTTACTAGACAGTCGGGGCTTACAGTTGCAGGTGTCCCATCCCCATGGTCTCCCCTAAGCCCAGCCAGTGACAAACAGCATAGCCCCAATTCCTCAGAATAGGAGGGACCATCTTCCCACAATATCTTGCAGAGGGAAGGCTTGCCCATCTAGGAAGTCCTTCGTCCTtgaccttcctccctcccaaacCGGGTGATGACCCCACAGCAGTGATCTCCATACCTCAGTCAGAGCAGCCCCACtccccaggcaggcaggcaggcaggcagggctgggagaagACTCCAGGACCTTCCCACCTCTTCACCCCACCAGCAACCTCAGCGATACTTACTTACAATAACTACCACGATGATGGCACAGATAGCTCCCAGCATGATCATCATCTGAGGAAACATTGACCAAAAATGGGCCCTTGGAtttagggaaggaggaaagacctataaccctaaccctaaccctaaccctaaccctgcacCACATCTGAAGCTTCCCAGAAACATTATAGCATCTGCAGCCTGCTCTGTTTCGCTTAGCGCCTGTTGCCCGAAGGCCTTGAAAGGAACTCGAGTGGAGGTGTAGACTTGGGATCTTTAGCCAGCTAGTTCATTTTTCATCATGAAGTGTTCAGCTCATTCCTAAAAGCTGcaggtatttaaatatatatctagcCTAGCCATCATGCTGAGGTTAGTTGTGTGTGGGGAATGTCCAGAGGAAATTTTTCCAGGGATCTTTTGGGGAAAAACAGCTTGACTGACCATTTCCAAACTCCTCAGGGTATCACTGTCCCCCAGTTAGTGGTTCTGAATACTCTAGCTTACCCTGGTGGCCAATTCAGGGTAATGCATCTCAAGGAGGCTTTCAGGTTTTCTCCCGAGTTCTGCAGGGCAGAGATCCTGTGCCACTAGAGGTAAGGAAGGTATGCGCCCAAAGGTTTTCTTGCCTTCTAAGAGGTGAGGCCCAGGAagtaaaggcagagagaaaaagaaaactcacctTGCAGTTTTTCCACCAATACTTCCTCTTTAGCTTGGCAGCACTACTCTCAAATTGTGATGCTCCCACCTGCAAGGCGTCAGCTCGGTCATCCAGCTGTGACAGTATCTCATCCCTCTTCAGGACCTTGTCCACATTCACACGCATGATGTCCACCACCTGAGGGAGGTTGCAGAAACAAAGCCAGTAAGCTTCCTTGCTAGCGACAGAGGTAAGAACAACAAGGGAATCACAAGTCTGGCCCCATGTAACTCAAGAATGCCTTGcccttctattaaaaaaaagaaagaaaaaagaagtttctaaaCTTCTAGCAGCTGGAAACTCTCAGAGACAAAGCTCTCCACTTACTTCCTCCACTTGTGCCTGGGTTTGCTGTAGTCGTCTGTTACTGGTCGTATTAGGAGGAGGGCCAGGGGGGCCCCCACCTGGGGCAGCCCCTTCTGCCCCTTCAGTGGGCGGCTGAGCCGGAGCAGACCTGTGGAGAGAAGTGGGCCAAGTACACAACGTAACCAAGACAGAAAGGAATCCCATGTATTCTCACCCCCATCACCAACGCCAAGGTGATGAGGTTATATGCAACTAGAAGGGATTCTAACTTCTTGACAACACCAAGTAAGAAGATGCAGCATACAGGAAGAACCAAAAATCCTGTAACAACAATCCTGTTACGAAAAATCCTGTAACAACACTTAGATGGGGCTCAGGGACATCCAGGATGGCATCAAGAGATCCTGCTTGGGGCTATCCTTTGACCCAAACTCAAATATCCTCTGGCACAATGGCTACGGGGACAAATGTGCCAGTCTTAGACTAGATGGTACTTTCCTGTCAGAAGCCTTTCACATGAAGTCAAAGTGGAAAATTCCTATCCAGGTTAGGAGAAATTCACACAAAAGACTAAACCCTCAGGACAAGCTTGTGGACTGAGCAGCTCTTTTACACAAAGCCTGAAG
This window contains:
- the TAPBPL gene encoding tapasin-related protein isoform X1, with translation MGAGQGWCLLLCLALSRVAADPEERQWRKVDVVLDCFLVEEDRHPGSLAGSRTMVEALLVLRQVPVLDDDSLEAITDFQGGTLAKDNPPVTFEASVNLVQIPQAEALLHADCNGKELSCEISHYFLQATKKASFIANVQVPGGGPSVSMVMKFLRDAENGAVLHPTLKLPLSPQGMVQTAVELQVTTQTPLLNFLLGSSASLHCGFSVAPGLDLTGVEWRLQHKGHGQLVYSWTTGQQQAKREGASLESEQLLLAGDASLTLPSLTLKDEGTYICQITTSLYQAQQIVQLHVQASPKVQLSLTNKALPPTLICNIAGYYPLDVTVTWIREEPGGAPVPVSGASFSSLRQSTAGTYSVSSFLKAEPGPEGTTYTCQVSHISLEEPLRSTTWVAPPEQKTAFGVLLASSLFVLTLLFLGLQRWPAPSPRSAKTLRPSR
- the TAPBPL gene encoding tapasin-related protein isoform X2, producing the protein MKKGSQAPGDPASGFEERQWRKVDVVLDCFLVEEDRHPGSLAGSRTMVEALLVLRQVPVLDDDSLEAITDFQGGTLAKDNPPVTFEASVNLVQIPQAEALLHADCNGKELSCEISHYFLQATKKASFIANVQVPGGGPSVSMVMKFLRDAENGAVLHPTLKLPLSPQGMVQTAVELQVTTQTPLLNFLLGSSASLHCGFSVAPGLDLTGVEWRLQHKGHGQLVYSWTTGQQQAKREGASLESEQLLLAGDASLTLPSLTLKDEGTYICQITTSLYQAQQIVQLHVQASPKVQLSLTNKALPPTLICNIAGYYPLDVTVTWIREEPGGAPVPVSGASFSSLRQSTAGTYSVSSFLKAEPGPEGTTYTCQVSHISLEEPLRSTTWVAPPEQKTAFGVLLASSLFVLTLLFLGLQRWPAPSPRSAKTLRPSR
- the VAMP1 gene encoding vesicle-associated membrane protein 1 gives rise to the protein MSAPAQPPTEGAEGAAPGGGPPGPPPNTTSNRRLQQTQAQVEEVVDIMRVNVDKVLKRDEILSQLDDRADALQVGASQFESSAAKLKRKYWWKNCKMMIMLGAICAIIVVVIVSPQAARPVPGVCRDESSANTPVPQQPHVQFPYAEFHCADQTQFRNGRKETSSPCS